The uncultured Desulfatiglans sp. DNA window TCTCAGCCCTCAGAATGCGTCTTCCCAGTCCAAGCGGGACGAAGCCGGATGCAGCAGCCTCTTCGATTTCGCGCTCGGAAAAACCCCCTTCGGGCCCGACCATGCCGATGAACCGCCGGGGCGAAGCCGCGTTGGACCGCAGGAAATCCTTGAGGTTCGTTAACCCGATCGTCTTCTCCCACAAGATCCCCTTCAGGACGGCTTCATCCCTGTACCGCGCCAGACATTCAGCGAAGCTGAGCGGCGGATCGATCCCGGGGGGTCGATCCCCGTCGCACTGGGTCGTCGCCATCCTGGCGATTTCACGCCACCTGCGAATCTTGTTCTCCGTTTTCTCCCCGTACAGGTCGACCACCGACCTCTCCGAGAAGAAGGGTACGATCCTGCGGACCCCCAGTTCCGTGGTTTTCTGGATCAGCCAGTCCATCCGCTGCGACTTCAACACCGCCTGGCAGAGGACCGCCTCGACCAAAGGGGCGGCGGCAGGGGAAAGCAACGTCTCCACAAGGACCTGGACTTCCTGCGGCGAAACCGAAGTGATCCGGCCGATGACCCTCCGGCCGCCCTCGTCGACCAGCAGCAGGGGCTGCCCTATGCCCATCCGAAGCACCTTGCGGATGTGCTTCGCCTCCTGCCCCGCGACGCGGCACACTCCGGCATCCGGATCGATCCGCTCCACGAAAAAACGCCTGAGACCCTCTTCAGACATCCGCAACCTCTCCAGCGCCCGTCCCTGCAAAACCGCTCAGCCCTTTTCCCCGGGACTGCACAGGAGACAGCCCCATTCATCTTGAAGGAGCGTATCCTGCATGACGAGGCCATGAAGGGTCGAGGCGCGGGCAACCTCGTTCAACTGCGAATCGAGCAGTCCCGAGAGGATCAGGAGTCCTTCGGGAGCGAGAAGCCTCGGGAGGTGCGGCAACAGGCGCATAATCTCGCCAAAAATCAGATTCGCGGCTATGACATCGAAGTTTTCCCGGCAATCCTCCACCGGCGTCTTTGAAAGCGTTACCTGTTGCTGCACGAAATTGAGTTCCAGGTTCCTGGCGGCCCAGGCAAGGGCATCGTCGTCCACATCCAGGGCGAGGACGGGCTCGGCGCCGAGCAGGACGCCGTAAATGGCCAGAAGCCCGCTACCCGTTCCGAGATCGAGCAAGGACCAGACCCCCCGGTTCGAAGAAGCCCTCTCCAGAGCCTTCAAACACATCTGGGTCGTGGGGTGCTGGCCGGTCCCGAAGGCAAGGCCTGGATCGATGCGGATGATATGACCGGTCTCATCAGCCGACGGCGTTTCCCAGGCCGGCAGGATCAGCAGGTTTGGCGTGATGCGGGTGGGATGGAAAAAGCGGCGCCAGGCAGAGGACCAATCCTCGTCCTCCATTCGCTGCCAAGCCCAGACAGGCCGTTCCATTTCAGTGAAGACGCGGCCCAGTTCCTCCAAAAAAACCTGCGTTCTGGAAGCGACGGCCTCCGGGTCGCAATCTGACGGGAAGTAGGCCCGCAAAGCGGGATCTCCAAAATCCTCCGATACAATCCCGGTGGAACCCAGATCGAATAGAAAGGCGCTCAGGGCCTCGCGGGCAACCGGATCGATGCGAAAGGACAGTTCTATCCATTTCTTGCGATGCGTCACTTCCTCGCTCACAGGCCATCTTTGTTTCTCTCAAGAGACCCCCACGGAGGTGGGGGCCTCCTTGAGGCCGATCAGGCCTTGTGAAATACGTAGTTCAGCTGACCGTTCGGCAGATGGTTCACTTCGGTCCGCATGGCCATGCCGACCTGGATCTCTTCGTCGGGGACGTCGGAGGCGATTCGTCCAAAGACCTTGTAATCACCGTAATCCAGCAATGCAATAGCGTAGGGCAGGTCATCCCCGAAACCTACTGGGGCATACTCGAGCTTGCTGTAGCTCACGAGTTTGCCGCTTCCGGAGACCTGGAACCACTCCATCTCCCCGCCGAGGCACTTGTAGCAGTCCGCACGGGGCGGAAAAAACATGAGCCCGCAACCCTTGCACCGCGTGCCCATAACCTTGCCCTGTTCCAGGTGGTCGATGAAATCGTTGACCTTCGTGATGGAGGTAAAGCTTACCGTCCCGAACTTCTTAAATCGATCGTCTATCTCTTTCTTCTGTCCCGCCATGTTCTTTACCTCCCCAAGATGGTGACATTGCCGTAAAGGCCGACACCGCCGATATTGTGGACGAGGCCGATTTCAGGATCCTTGACCTGCATCGGACCCGCCTCGCCCCTCAACTGCAATACGATGGTTCGGAGCTGCGAACCTCCTGTGGCGCCGATCGGATGCCCCTTGGACAGGAGTCCGCCGTCGACATTGACCGGAATGCTGCCTTCCTTATAGGTCTCCTTGCCGCGGATCAGATCCTTCCCCTCGCCGGGTTTGGCAAAACCGAGGTTCTCGTAGGCCATCATCTCCGCGATGGTGAAGCAGTCGTGGACCTCCGCCACATCGATGTCCTTGGGGCCCACACCGGCCATCTTATAGGCCTGCTCTCCCGCCTGCTGGGCCACCGTCAGACCCGTGAACAACTCACGCCCGGCCAGATTCACAGCCGTGGACGCACTGCCGACACCCAGGATCCAGACCGGCTTCTTACAGAAGGCCTTCGCCTTTTCCTCGTTCGCGACAATGACGCATGAGCTGCCGTCCGCATTGGCACAGCAGTCTCCGACGCGCAGAGGGCTCGCCACCGGTGAGGCCATCGGGCTCTTGGGATCCGAAAACATCTCGAAGGTCACCGGCTTGCGATAGACCGCCTTTTCGTTGATCTGTCCGTAGGTGGCCGCCTTTACTCGGATCAGCGCCAGGTCCTCGGATGTGGTCCCGTACTTGGCCATGTGCGCGCGGGCATACATGGCGTAATAAGCAGGCATCATCGTTCCGAAGGGGCTTTCCCACTGGATGTCGGCGCCCCGCCCCATCCGTTCCTGGGACTCGGCCGAAGAGATCTCCGACATCTTCTGAAAGCCGACGACCGCCACCACATCGTGAAGTCCGGATTCCACGAGGGCATAGGCGACCTTCAGGCCCATACTGCTCGATGAACACAGACTCTCGAGGTAAAAGGTCGGCTGCGGTGTCAGGCCGAAATATTCGGCCAGAACCCCCGCCGGTGAACGCTGCTTGTCGTACTCAGGCGCCGAGCAGACGACGGATGCGTCGATGTCCTTCGTACTGATCTGCGCATCCCGCATGGCATCCTTGAAACCTTCAAAGGCCAGTTCCCTGATGGAACCCGGATAACCTCTGACGAAGGCGCTCTGTCCCACTCCGATAATCGCTACTTTTCCCATAAATGACCTCCCTTGAAATCGTCGGCCTGCCGGCCGTCATAAAAGGATCGATCGGCGCTGCGAACTGGTTTCCATCCGGAAATGGTCTTTTCTGCCCATCCCGGCATCCATCTGGACATCTGCCAGTCCAGGGCCCAACAGCTCGGCTCTGCACAAGCATTTGACTTCCTCGATGTGGGCAAAAAATCCTCTTTTCGGAATGGGAAACGGGGCTGTACCGGAAAATCATTTCCGTATTCCGAGGGATCGATCGCCGGCGGCCGCGACCCTGGAACCACTCTCTGTCTATGCCGATTATTCCTTTTTACTGAAATGTTGTAGTATAGGAAACGGTGTCTTGAGGGTCAAGGAAAATACGGATCGCGCTGCAGAACACCCTCGAGTCCAGCCTCGATCCGGGCACAGATTTCCTTGTTCTCGCAACCAGAAGTGGGCCACGGCAGGAGACCCGATCGCGGACCATGTCCATGCCCTTTGATGTTGACTCCCAAGGCAGCTCTGACTACATTTTCGGACATCAACCCTAAGGAGTTTCCATCCGGAAATGGTCTTTTTGGCCAATCTCGGCGTCAATCTGCACGTTTGCTTGTGCGGCGACCTGCAGGTCGCCTCCGCACAAACGCTTG harbors:
- a CDS encoding Ribosomal RNA small subunit methyltransferase E, translated to MSEEGLRRFFVERIDPDAGVCRVAGQEAKHIRKVLRMGIGQPLLLVDEGGRRVIGRITSVSPQEVQVLVETLLSPAAAPLVEAVLCQAVLKSQRMDWLIQKTTELGVRRIVPFFSERSVVDLYGEKTENKIRRWREIARMATTQCDGDRPPGIDPPLSFAECLARYRDEAVLKGILWEKTIGLTNLKDFLRSNAASPRRFIGMVGPEGGFSEREIEEAAASGFVPLGLGRRILRAETAGMILVGIVQYEWGDLGEAADRQRQTAGTDATER
- a CDS encoding putative Ribosomal protein L11 methyltransferase (Evidence 3 : Putative function from multiple computational evidences), translating into MSEEVTHRKKWIELSFRIDPVAREALSAFLFDLGSTGIVSEDFGDPALRAYFPSDCDPEAVASRTQVFLEELGRVFTEMERPVWAWQRMEDEDWSSAWRRFFHPTRITPNLLILPAWETPSADETGHIIRIDPGLAFGTGQHPTTQMCLKALERASSNRGVWSLLDLGTGSGLLAIYGVLLGAEPVLALDVDDDALAWAARNLELNFVQQQVTLSKTPVEDCRENFDVIAANLIFGEIMRLLPHLPRLLAPEGLLILSGLLDSQLNEVARASTLHGLVMQDTLLQDEWGCLLCSPGEKG
- a CDS encoding conserved hypothetical protein (Evidence 4 : Unknown function but conserved in other organisms), whose product is MAGQKKEIDDRFKKFGTVSFTSITKVNDFIDHLEQGKVMGTRCKGCGLMFFPPRADCYKCLGGEMEWFQVSGSGKLVSYSKLEYAPVGFGDDLPYAIALLDYGDYKVFGRIASDVPDEEIQVGMAMRTEVNHLPNGQLNYVFHKA
- a CDS encoding Thiolase, C-terminal domain protein, with translation MGKVAIIGVGQSAFVRGYPGSIRELAFEGFKDAMRDAQISTKDIDASVVCSAPEYDKQRSPAGVLAEYFGLTPQPTFYLESLCSSSSMGLKVAYALVESGLHDVVAVVGFQKMSEISSAESQERMGRGADIQWESPFGTMMPAYYAMYARAHMAKYGTTSEDLALIRVKAATYGQINEKAVYRKPVTFEMFSDPKSPMASPVASPLRVGDCCANADGSSCVIVANEEKAKAFCKKPVWILGVGSASTAVNLAGRELFTGLTVAQQAGEQAYKMAGVGPKDIDVAEVHDCFTIAEMMAYENLGFAKPGEGKDLIRGKETYKEGSIPVNVDGGLLSKGHPIGATGGSQLRTIVLQLRGEAGPMQVKDPEIGLVHNIGGVGLYGNVTILGR
- a CDS encoding hypothetical protein (Evidence 5 : Unknown function), which codes for MGKKSSFRNGKRGCTGKSFPYSEGSIAGGRDPGTTLCLCRLFLFTEML
- a CDS encoding hypothetical protein (Evidence 5 : Unknown function), which codes for MANIKEIKRLCGGDLQVAAQANVQIDAEIGQKDHFRMETP
- a CDS encoding hypothetical protein (Evidence 5 : Unknown function); translation: MVFLANLGVNLHVCLCGDLQVASAQTLDFLDIGQTGTRREAVGLSTRSV